Proteins found in one Pectobacterium atrosepticum genomic segment:
- the nuoB gene encoding NADH-quinone oxidoreductase subunit NuoB: protein MSQPEMKINHHVSQPITLDEQAAQLKGRLLKDIQRSAYVYRVDCGGCNGCEIEIFAAITPLFDAERFGIKVVASPRHADILLFTGAVTRAMRVPAIRAYESAPDPKICISYGACGCGGGIFHDLYCVWGGSESIVPIDVWIPGCPPTPAATIHGFAVALGLLEQKLKGQDHIQLPGERAETLLPTIPLATRVMVEREARRLAGYRKGREISDRLLNLLAGSDLSTAAKKLDVWLSEENDPRLREIVQCLMQLLREAPNV from the coding sequence ATGAGCCAGCCAGAAATGAAAATAAACCATCATGTCAGCCAACCCATTACCCTCGATGAGCAGGCTGCCCAGTTGAAAGGTCGTTTGCTGAAAGATATTCAGCGTTCGGCTTACGTCTACCGCGTTGACTGTGGTGGCTGTAACGGTTGCGAAATCGAAATCTTCGCCGCGATTACGCCCCTCTTTGATGCCGAACGTTTCGGTATCAAAGTGGTAGCCTCGCCGCGTCACGCCGATATCTTACTGTTTACTGGCGCGGTCACCCGCGCAATGCGGGTTCCAGCCATACGAGCCTATGAATCTGCGCCGGACCCTAAAATTTGTATCTCCTACGGGGCGTGCGGCTGCGGCGGTGGAATTTTCCACGACCTGTATTGCGTATGGGGCGGCAGTGAAAGCATTGTCCCTATCGATGTCTGGATCCCTGGCTGCCCGCCGACACCCGCCGCGACGATCCACGGCTTTGCCGTAGCACTCGGCCTGTTGGAGCAAAAACTGAAAGGACAAGACCACATTCAGTTGCCGGGAGAGCGTGCGGAAACTCTGCTGCCCACCATACCGCTGGCGACACGCGTTATGGTTGAGCGGGAGGCCCGTCGACTGGCTGGATATCGGAAAGGCCGCGAAATCAGCGATCGGTTACTGAATCTGCTAGCGGGTTCCGATCTCTCCACTGCCGCCAAAAAACTGGATGTCTGGCTCAGCGAGGAAAACGACCCGCGCCTGCGTGAAATCGTACAGTGCCTGATGCAGCTATTGCGGGAGGCACCGAATGTCTGA
- the hyfH gene encoding hydrogenase 4 subunit H, translated as MLKLFKTIWQAGDVTVKYPFAPLEVCPGFRGKPEYDAQQCIACGACTIACPANALTMETDIETGARTWQLFLGRCIFCGRCEEVCPTRAIQLSADFELAVTHKPDLYTRATFTLLKCRVCRQPFAAEKSVEYAMALLAHSGIDAESIEEMRPQFETCPACKREQSLNHHGRTNLSYHIGEAK; from the coding sequence ATGCTGAAATTATTTAAAACCATCTGGCAGGCTGGCGATGTCACCGTCAAATACCCGTTTGCGCCTCTGGAGGTTTGCCCTGGATTTCGCGGTAAACCGGAATACGACGCCCAGCAATGCATCGCCTGCGGTGCCTGCACCATCGCCTGCCCAGCCAACGCGCTGACCATGGAAACCGACATTGAGACAGGTGCCCGCACCTGGCAGCTGTTTCTTGGGCGCTGCATCTTTTGCGGCCGCTGCGAAGAAGTGTGCCCGACCCGCGCAATTCAGCTATCAGCAGATTTTGAACTGGCCGTAACCCACAAGCCGGACTTATACACCCGAGCCACCTTTACTCTGCTGAAGTGCCGAGTGTGCCGTCAGCCCTTCGCCGCAGAGAAATCGGTGGAATATGCCATGGCGCTGCTGGCCCATTCAGGTATTGATGCTGAGAGCATAGAAGAAATGCGACCCCAGTTTGAAACCTGTCCGGCCTGCAAACGTGAACAAAGTCTGAATCATCACGGTCGCACCAATCTGAGTTATCACATTGGAGAGGCAAAATGA
- a CDS encoding hydrogenase large subunit, translating into MTYDNHVRAIQSDQKLGGNYLAQIRQKFPAAVLDEEWQTHDQLTITIKTESLPDVVEFIYYPLGGWLPVLFGNDERTLNGNYAVYYALSMEQGEKCWIVVKAYVDPLTLEFPSVTPRVPAAVWGEREIRDMYGLIPVGLPDERRLVLPDDWPDDLYPLRKDTMDYRLRPEPTTQTETYQFKNEGGSEARIVPVGPLHITSDEPGHFRLFVDGERIVDADYRLFYVHRGMEKLAETRMGYNEVTFLSDRVCGICGFAHSVAYTSSVENALGIYVPPRAHAIRSILLEVERLHSHLLNIGLSSHFIGFDTGFMQFFRVREKSMALAELLTGARKTYGLNLIGGIRRDILKEQRQKGIKLVQEMRAEVTQLVDMLLNTPNMEQRTQGIGLLDRKIARDYSPVGPMIRGSGFARDMRFDHDYAGYSALPKTLFTLDGCDVFSRVMVRVQETLESLSMVEFGLDHLPEGPLLTEGFTYRPYKFALGYTEAPRGEDVHWSMLGDNQKLFRWRCRAATYANWPVLRYMLRGNTISDAPLIIGSLDPCYSCTDRVTLVDIKKRKSTTVPYKEIERYSIERKNSPLK; encoded by the coding sequence GTGACTTACGATAATCACGTCAGGGCCATTCAGAGCGACCAAAAACTGGGGGGGAACTACCTGGCGCAAATTCGCCAAAAATTCCCGGCGGCGGTACTCGATGAGGAGTGGCAAACTCACGATCAACTGACTATTACGATAAAAACCGAGTCGCTGCCAGACGTTGTAGAGTTTATTTATTACCCGTTAGGCGGCTGGCTGCCGGTGCTGTTTGGCAACGACGAACGAACGTTAAACGGTAATTATGCGGTCTATTATGCACTCTCCATGGAACAGGGGGAGAAGTGCTGGATCGTGGTTAAGGCGTATGTGGATCCCCTGACGCTGGAATTCCCCTCCGTCACACCGCGAGTTCCCGCCGCCGTCTGGGGGGAGCGCGAAATTCGAGACATGTACGGCCTGATACCCGTAGGGCTACCGGATGAGCGCCGTCTGGTGCTGCCGGATGACTGGCCCGACGATCTCTACCCGCTGCGTAAAGACACCATGGACTATCGACTACGCCCAGAGCCAACGACTCAAACTGAAACCTATCAGTTTAAAAACGAAGGCGGCAGCGAGGCACGGATCGTCCCCGTCGGTCCGCTGCACATTACCTCCGATGAACCGGGCCACTTCCGCCTCTTTGTTGACGGAGAACGTATTGTCGATGCGGACTACCGCCTATTCTATGTCCACCGCGGCATGGAAAAACTGGCGGAAACCCGCATGGGCTATAACGAAGTGACTTTCCTGTCTGATCGGGTATGTGGGATCTGTGGTTTCGCGCACAGCGTGGCTTATACCTCCTCGGTGGAGAACGCTCTGGGCATCTACGTGCCACCGCGCGCTCACGCTATCCGCAGTATATTGCTGGAAGTGGAGCGCCTGCACAGCCACCTGCTCAATATCGGGTTGTCCAGCCACTTTATTGGCTTCGATACTGGGTTTATGCAGTTCTTCCGAGTCAGAGAGAAATCCATGGCACTGGCGGAGTTGCTAACTGGCGCGCGGAAAACCTACGGACTCAATTTGATCGGCGGTATCCGCCGTGACATCCTGAAAGAACAGCGCCAGAAAGGGATAAAACTGGTCCAGGAAATGCGGGCCGAAGTGACCCAACTGGTCGATATGCTGCTCAACACACCCAATATGGAGCAACGTACCCAAGGCATCGGCCTGCTGGATCGTAAGATCGCGCGTGACTACAGCCCGGTTGGCCCGATGATTCGCGGCAGTGGTTTTGCCCGCGATATGCGTTTCGACCATGATTACGCAGGCTACAGCGCACTGCCGAAAACGCTGTTCACACTGGACGGCTGCGATGTGTTCTCCCGCGTAATGGTACGGGTGCAAGAGACGCTGGAATCTTTGTCCATGGTGGAGTTCGGTCTGGATCACCTGCCGGAAGGTCCCCTGTTAACCGAAGGATTTACCTACCGACCGTATAAGTTCGCACTGGGCTATACCGAAGCCCCACGCGGAGAAGACGTTCACTGGAGCATGCTAGGCGACAACCAGAAACTGTTCCGCTGGCGCTGCCGCGCGGCAACTTACGCCAACTGGCCGGTACTGCGCTATATGCTGCGCGGTAACACCATATCCGATGCGCCGCTTATTATCGGTAGTCTCGATCCCTGCTATTCATGCACCGACCGCGTTACGCTGGTGGACATTAAAAAACGCAAATCCACTACGGTGCCTTACAAAGAGATCGAGCGTTACAGCATTGAGCGTAAGAATTCGCCGCTGAAATGA
- a CDS encoding hydrogenase 4 subunit F — translation MSDTSVLLLLLLTPLGISVLNFSCHLAGSAARRLVTTLHAIGIAALLVESLWVVSLIYYHGDILAAHKWLHMDALSLLFLAILGIVSFITGLYSIGYMRHEVDDGEVSVSGLCNYYGFFHLFVFTMLLTITSNNLIMMWAAVEATTLSSAFLVGTYNQRSSLEAAWKYIIICSVGVAFGLFGTILVYANATNILANPDDAIFWTDVLQHAALLDPVLMQLAFVFVLIGFGTKAGLFPMHAWLPDAHSEAPSPVSALLSAVLLNCALLIILRYNIIINGTIGSRFTSTLLIVFGLLSIAVAAFFILVQTDIKRLLAYSSVENMGLIAVALGIGGPLGVLAAMLHTLNHSLGKTLLFCCSGNVLLKYGTRDITVVKGMLNVVPFSAVLMTGGALALGGMPPFNIFLSEFMTVVAALSADHFWLTLVLLLLLTLVMGGLVRMISAIIFGSAPQQVSRGELGLLTTLPMAILLVLMLIMGTYIPHPVVQMLENAASVVLQRDSRAVQPHYTWPWASGSDNTVSTAGRRAVNTSSGEKSDLR, via the coding sequence ATGAGCGATACATCCGTACTTTTATTGCTGCTGCTAACACCACTCGGGATCTCCGTGCTGAATTTTAGCTGCCATCTGGCGGGATCTGCCGCACGAAGATTGGTCACAACACTGCATGCTATCGGGATTGCGGCGCTGTTAGTGGAATCGCTGTGGGTGGTTTCCCTGATTTATTATCACGGTGACATTCTGGCTGCGCACAAATGGTTGCATATGGATGCCCTGAGCCTCCTGTTTTTGGCCATTCTCGGTATAGTCAGCTTTATTACAGGGCTGTACTCCATCGGATATATGCGCCATGAAGTGGACGATGGCGAGGTGTCCGTTTCTGGGTTGTGCAACTATTACGGCTTCTTCCATCTGTTCGTATTCACCATGTTGCTGACCATCACCAGTAATAATCTGATTATGATGTGGGCTGCGGTTGAGGCCACCACGTTAAGTTCCGCCTTTCTGGTCGGTACCTACAATCAGCGTTCCTCTCTAGAAGCCGCGTGGAAATACATTATCATCTGTTCCGTCGGTGTCGCGTTTGGCCTGTTCGGTACTATTCTAGTCTACGCCAACGCCACCAACATTCTGGCCAACCCAGACGACGCCATTTTCTGGACCGATGTTCTGCAACATGCCGCCCTATTGGATCCGGTATTGATGCAATTGGCGTTCGTGTTTGTTCTGATTGGCTTTGGTACTAAAGCAGGCCTGTTTCCTATGCACGCCTGGTTGCCGGATGCGCACAGCGAAGCGCCAAGTCCGGTTAGCGCCCTGCTATCTGCGGTGCTGCTGAACTGCGCATTACTGATCATTCTCCGCTACAACATCATTATTAACGGCACCATCGGCAGCCGCTTTACCAGCACACTGCTTATCGTTTTCGGCCTGCTTTCCATTGCAGTCGCGGCATTCTTTATTCTGGTACAAACCGACATAAAACGTCTGCTGGCCTACTCCTCGGTAGAGAATATGGGGCTTATCGCCGTGGCATTGGGGATTGGCGGTCCGCTGGGCGTGCTGGCTGCGATGCTTCATACCCTAAACCACAGTTTGGGCAAAACCCTGCTGTTCTGCTGTTCCGGTAATGTCCTGCTGAAATACGGCACGCGTGATATTACCGTCGTCAAAGGCATGCTGAACGTCGTGCCCTTCTCAGCCGTGCTGATGACTGGCGGTGCGCTGGCGCTGGGTGGAATGCCCCCTTTCAACATATTCCTGAGCGAATTCATGACCGTGGTCGCGGCGCTGAGCGCCGATCATTTCTGGCTGACCCTCGTTCTACTGTTGTTGTTAACGCTGGTGATGGGAGGACTGGTACGCATGATCTCGGCCATCATTTTTGGTTCCGCGCCGCAGCAGGTCAGCCGAGGTGAACTCGGACTTCTCACCACCTTGCCCATGGCGATCCTGTTAGTGCTCATGCTGATCATGGGAACCTACATTCCACATCCGGTAGTACAGATGCTCGAAAACGCGGCCAGCGTCGTGCTGCAACGCGACAGCCGTGCCGTACAGCCGCATTACACCTGGCCCTGGGCAAGTGGTTCCGATAATACCGTGAGTACCGCTGGCCGCCGTGCTGTTAATACCTCATCAGGAGAGAAAAGTGACTTACGATAA
- the hyfE gene encoding hydrogenase 4 membrane subunit: MTGSLIVNNLAGLMMFTSLMVIGVKRPTASCWLYSLQALILVLLFLTLSYTLDAHELRTWAISAFFTKVVLVPAILYFAFRTMRDPAHEGSVISLPVLMILAAAIVILCWFVAEPVQLPLLATLKPALAVSLGHFMVGLLCIVTQRNILKQVFGYCLMENGSHLTLALLASKAPELVEIGIATDAIFAVIIMTILARKIWRTLNTLSVDQLTALKG, translated from the coding sequence ATGACCGGTTCACTTATCGTCAATAATCTGGCGGGGCTGATGATGTTCACCTCGCTGATGGTCATCGGCGTAAAACGTCCTACGGCATCCTGTTGGCTATATTCACTTCAGGCGCTGATACTGGTACTGCTGTTTTTAACGCTGTCTTATACGCTGGACGCCCACGAATTGAGGACATGGGCAATTAGCGCCTTTTTTACGAAGGTTGTACTCGTCCCCGCCATCCTGTATTTCGCGTTTCGCACCATGCGCGATCCCGCCCACGAAGGCAGTGTGATAAGCCTTCCGGTACTGATGATCCTCGCCGCCGCCATCGTCATCCTGTGTTGGTTTGTCGCAGAACCCGTTCAGCTACCGCTGCTTGCGACGCTAAAACCGGCGCTGGCGGTTTCGCTCGGCCATTTTATGGTGGGCCTGCTCTGCATCGTCACACAGCGCAACATCCTTAAACAGGTATTTGGCTATTGCCTGATGGAGAACGGCTCGCATCTCACTCTGGCTCTGCTGGCGAGTAAGGCACCAGAGCTAGTGGAAATTGGTATCGCCACTGACGCAATCTTTGCCGTCATCATCATGACGATACTGGCCCGTAAGATCTGGCGCACTCTCAATACGCTGAGTGTCGACCAACTGACCGCGCTGAAGGGGTAA
- a CDS encoding hydrogenase 4 subunit D produces the protein MESSSFMTNTALATLLLPFIGALLTACSPKRNAKWLCTGFALLATLGTLVLGWGFLAHGKVAVTLPLLNYGNVALFGFTVDRISTLIVFAVVFLGLLVSLYSIGYLNTGNREHPHEGTNRYYAFLLIFIGAMVGLVMSSTILGQLLFFEITGGCSWALIGYYQTAKSQRSALKALLITHVASLGLFIAAAMLFISTGTFALSALSQLSGTPALLVFGGILFAAWGKSAQLPLQAWLPDAMEAPTPVSAYLHAASMVKVGVYIYARAIVESGHIPLVIGWVGIGMATLTIVYGFLMYLPQKDMKRLLAWSTITQLGYIFLALSIAIFGSREAFEGGIAYIFNHAFAKSLFFLVAGSLSYCCGTRLLPRLRGVINKMPIVGIGFCIAALAIAGVPPLNGFFSKFPIFAAGFAMSHEFWVMTPLMVLVLIESVASFAWLIYWFGQVVPGEPSEELVQASPLPITMRLVLLVLIVMSFCSSVIAVIWLG, from the coding sequence ATGGAAAGTTCATCCTTTATGACCAATACGGCCCTCGCAACGTTGTTACTGCCATTTATTGGCGCGTTGCTGACGGCATGTTCGCCGAAGCGCAACGCGAAATGGCTTTGCACAGGGTTCGCTTTGCTGGCGACGCTTGGCACGCTGGTGCTGGGCTGGGGCTTTCTGGCACACGGGAAAGTAGCCGTCACGCTTCCCCTTCTGAACTATGGCAACGTGGCGCTGTTTGGTTTTACGGTCGATCGCATCAGTACGCTGATCGTTTTTGCCGTCGTCTTCCTCGGCCTACTGGTCAGCCTCTATTCAATCGGCTATCTGAATACAGGCAACCGCGAACATCCGCATGAGGGGACCAACCGCTATTATGCTTTCCTGCTGATCTTCATTGGTGCCATGGTTGGGCTGGTCATGTCTTCCACGATCCTCGGCCAGTTATTATTTTTTGAAATAACGGGTGGCTGCTCGTGGGCGCTGATTGGCTACTATCAGACGGCGAAGTCACAGCGCTCAGCGTTGAAAGCGTTGCTGATAACCCACGTCGCCTCTCTGGGCCTGTTTATTGCTGCCGCCATGCTATTTATCTCAACGGGTACGTTTGCGTTGAGTGCCTTGTCCCAGCTTAGCGGCACCCCAGCGCTGCTGGTGTTCGGCGGTATTCTGTTCGCGGCCTGGGGCAAATCGGCCCAGTTGCCGTTACAGGCGTGGCTACCGGATGCCATGGAAGCACCGACGCCAGTCAGTGCCTATCTGCACGCCGCCTCAATGGTGAAAGTCGGGGTATATATCTATGCCCGCGCGATTGTTGAATCTGGGCATATCCCGCTGGTGATTGGCTGGGTAGGCATTGGCATGGCCACGTTGACTATCGTCTACGGTTTCCTGATGTACCTGCCGCAGAAAGATATGAAACGCCTGTTAGCGTGGTCCACCATCACCCAGTTGGGTTACATCTTCCTTGCTTTGTCCATCGCCATTTTTGGCTCCCGTGAAGCCTTTGAGGGTGGGATTGCCTACATTTTCAACCACGCCTTTGCGAAGAGCCTGTTCTTCCTGGTGGCCGGTTCCCTCAGCTACTGTTGCGGCACCCGCCTGTTACCGCGTTTACGCGGCGTGATCAACAAAATGCCCATCGTGGGTATCGGTTTCTGTATCGCGGCACTGGCTATCGCTGGCGTTCCGCCGCTTAACGGCTTTTTCAGCAAATTCCCCATCTTTGCAGCAGGGTTCGCCATGTCTCACGAATTCTGGGTAATGACGCCGCTGATGGTGTTGGTGCTGATCGAGTCTGTCGCCAGCTTCGCCTGGCTTATCTACTGGTTCGGCCAGGTTGTCCCCGGAGAACCGAGTGAAGAACTGGTTCAGGCTTCACCGCTGCCTATAACGATGCGACTGGTACTGTTGGTACTGATCGTGATGTCGTTCTGTTCCAGCGTCATTGCCGTAATCTGGCTTGGATAA